A portion of the Candidatus Manganitrophaceae bacterium genome contains these proteins:
- a CDS encoding LptF/LptG family permease: MVRILDRYIIKELIVPFVFGISILTFLILIHQLLRLMELVIDKGVDIVSVGQIFLSLLPSFFLLTIPMAALLASIMTFNRLSYDNEIIALKSVGVGFYRLIRPVLFFSVAAALLTLYMGSIAQPWGGGSFNSLAMRILKKRASVGIEEGKFNGTFSNLVLYVESMPTFSEMNGVFIYDQRDPESPKIIIAKKGVLTNDPASNAIEFRLLDGSLHLKSKDGSDYQRMTFGTYDLRLDFGSMVQGPANLDTPSYQELKQRIDASGGKDLRALRLLSEFYKNFSFSLASFIFGIIGVPLGMISGRTGRLGGFTVGIGLITLYYLLNTLGDYLITIQIAPPLMAVGVPHLVLIPLTLYLMRMMAQESYPRLLQLGNKRP, from the coding sequence ATGGTCCGTATTCTTGATCGCTATATTATCAAAGAGCTGATCGTCCCCTTTGTTTTCGGCATTTCTATCTTAACATTTTTAATTCTGATTCATCAACTCCTGAGGTTGATGGAGCTTGTTATCGACAAAGGGGTCGATATCGTCAGTGTCGGACAAATTTTTCTCTCCCTCCTCCCCTCTTTTTTCCTCCTTACAATCCCCATGGCGGCGCTGCTCGCTTCCATCATGACCTTCAATCGGCTCTCTTATGACAATGAGATCATCGCATTAAAGTCAGTCGGCGTCGGGTTTTATCGACTGATTCGACCTGTGCTTTTCTTCTCGGTCGCCGCCGCGCTTTTGACCTTATATATGGGAAGCATCGCCCAACCTTGGGGTGGCGGATCATTTAACTCCTTGGCGATGCGCATTCTTAAAAAAAGAGCGAGCGTCGGCATAGAAGAGGGGAAGTTCAACGGGACATTTTCAAACCTCGTTCTCTACGTCGAGTCGATGCCGACCTTCAGCGAAATGAACGGGGTCTTTATTTACGATCAAAGAGATCCGGAATCTCCCAAAATCATCATCGCAAAAAAAGGGGTTCTCACCAATGATCCGGCCAGCAATGCGATCGAATTTCGCCTCTTGGATGGAAGCTTGCATCTGAAGAGCAAGGACGGCTCGGACTATCAACGGATGACCTTTGGGACGTATGATTTGAGGCTCGATTTCGGATCGATGGTCCAGGGTCCGGCAAACCTCGATACCCCCTCTTATCAGGAGCTCAAGCAGAGAATCGACGCTTCCGGAGGAAAGGATCTTCGCGCGCTGCGGCTCCTCTCTGAATTTTATAAAAACTTTTCGTTTTCCCTTGCTTCCTTCATCTTCGGAATTATCGGTGTTCCGCTCGGCATGATCTCCGGAAGAACGGGACGGCTCGGAGGTTTTACCGTCGGCATCGGGCTGATCACCCTCTATTATCTTTTAAACACCCTGGGAGACTATCTTATTACGATTCAGATCGCACCGCCGTTGATGGCGGTCGGTGTTCCCCATCTGGTCCTTATCCCCCTGACGCTCTATCTGATGAGAATGATGGCGCAAGAGTCCTACCCCCGGCTGCTTCAGCTCGGCAACAAGAGGCCCTGA
- a CDS encoding tetratricopeptide repeat protein has protein sequence MSSDKSSIIERAQKLTAKGQIDKAIEEWQKLIAETPNDGNIYNTIGDLHLKASHTKEAIDAYLKAADAFRGAGFDLKSIAVFKKILKIDPSRIDVYEKLADVHAERGLVANAVEDYTRVAKHHAKQGDLHASVAVYRKLANLDPKNFAVRQKLAEVCQKWGLAKEAIEEYGKVLAIFKDQQMTTEAQQVIDEVLKLDTSLAPEVAAAAALARQEEVPPAKEEPSAQEAAIAETPTSAEKVQGPETEPSEPAPVPLALRMEQSLEAGDWPTAELLLAELREDPREAFAFLSRWVLSFIGRGALPEARSILQEAVGLAEMHSMVSESWPLIQRYLEEDPEQVSIHKLLAESFEKSGKETEAIASYSTILSLLYKQGSLTEAQTYYQEVKSHLPGISEVSQWREIFEPPVEKSIPSVQESAEAAPVPIAEEPLLPETEAISEGSDDNTGTGEAIFSDSIPSQREASQAPQPEPVAALSDSAFQSHLTEAEVYIKYGLSSKAIEQLKLLSGMAPSREEPHLQLKELYLKEGMRQEAAEACLFLADLYEKNGEEEKRSSILAELKLIDPNRHDQQDALQEIKEDAEPMEEAVALQEIPADILSAPLDELLEAGTELSDASDIQGIPAASEGEAVEEEAASPVDALRTELLEAEACLKNGDPNGAKAILWQILKADPGCAEARLMLLNIQQRVKDPDPEPAAPIETLGQEAGGEVSFEGLEQGIEESLQDLLSEEPDSNSAEEAIEPAASEEDKGEYIDLKSIFGEELKEELDLDEMLDISLTGLHDVVKDLHHEVQKDHDEQEIETHYNLGIAYKEMGLIPEAIKEFELAFQGDHRFQDASSMLASCYKENGMIEPAIEILQNALQDSRCKKDNLLALKYELAGLFDLQGLYAQSKVLYEELYLLDPDFRDVSTKRRFQPEPPADPVAPSVQEPVNPNRGKTTKKKNRISYL, from the coding sequence TTGTCTTCCGATAAGAGTTCTATTATCGAACGCGCCCAAAAATTGACTGCAAAAGGGCAGATCGACAAGGCTATTGAGGAATGGCAAAAACTCATCGCAGAAACCCCTAATGACGGCAATATCTATAACACAATCGGCGATCTTCACCTAAAGGCCTCTCATACCAAAGAGGCGATCGATGCCTATCTAAAAGCGGCCGACGCCTTCAGAGGCGCCGGGTTTGATTTAAAGAGCATCGCCGTCTTCAAAAAGATCCTAAAAATAGACCCCTCCAGAATAGATGTTTATGAAAAGTTGGCCGATGTCCATGCCGAAAGGGGACTGGTCGCTAACGCCGTTGAAGATTATACGCGCGTCGCGAAACATCATGCCAAACAGGGAGACCTGCACGCTTCTGTCGCCGTCTATCGGAAATTAGCCAACCTCGATCCGAAGAATTTTGCCGTCCGCCAAAAGCTTGCGGAGGTCTGTCAAAAATGGGGGCTCGCAAAAGAGGCCATTGAAGAATATGGAAAGGTGTTGGCCATCTTTAAAGACCAGCAGATGACCACCGAAGCGCAACAAGTCATCGATGAAGTCCTCAAGCTTGACACTTCCTTGGCCCCCGAGGTAGCTGCAGCCGCAGCGCTGGCTCGACAAGAAGAAGTCCCACCTGCCAAAGAAGAACCCTCCGCTCAGGAAGCGGCGATTGCAGAAACGCCCACTTCAGCCGAGAAAGTCCAAGGGCCGGAGACCGAGCCCTCTGAGCCGGCGCCGGTCCCTTTGGCATTGAGGATGGAGCAATCTTTAGAAGCTGGAGATTGGCCGACGGCTGAGTTGCTTTTAGCCGAGCTTCGAGAAGATCCGCGGGAGGCATTTGCCTTCTTATCAAGATGGGTTCTGTCCTTCATCGGCCGGGGCGCACTCCCTGAGGCACGCTCTATTCTTCAAGAGGCGGTGGGCTTGGCCGAGATGCATTCGATGGTTTCGGAGAGTTGGCCCCTGATTCAGCGCTACCTTGAAGAAGATCCCGAGCAGGTATCTATTCATAAGCTCCTGGCCGAGAGCTTCGAAAAGTCGGGTAAGGAGACGGAAGCGATTGCATCCTATTCAACGATTCTCTCTTTATTATATAAACAAGGTTCGTTGACCGAGGCGCAAACATATTATCAAGAGGTCAAATCACACCTACCCGGCATTTCAGAAGTGAGTCAATGGCGGGAGATCTTCGAGCCGCCGGTGGAAAAAAGCATCCCGTCTGTTCAGGAGTCAGCGGAAGCCGCTCCAGTACCGATCGCGGAAGAGCCGCTTCTACCCGAAACGGAGGCGATCTCCGAGGGCTCCGACGACAACACAGGGACGGGAGAGGCAATCTTTTCAGATTCCATTCCGTCTCAGAGAGAAGCCAGCCAAGCGCCTCAACCGGAACCGGTTGCAGCGCTCTCCGACAGTGCCTTCCAAAGCCACCTCACGGAAGCCGAAGTTTATATTAAATATGGTCTCAGCAGCAAAGCGATCGAACAATTAAAACTTCTCTCCGGGATGGCCCCTTCAAGGGAAGAACCGCACCTGCAGTTGAAAGAGCTGTACCTAAAAGAAGGAATGCGCCAGGAAGCGGCGGAAGCGTGTCTCTTCCTCGCCGACCTTTACGAGAAAAACGGAGAGGAAGAGAAAAGGAGTAGCATCCTCGCCGAACTTAAACTGATCGATCCGAATCGACACGATCAACAGGATGCGCTTCAAGAGATCAAGGAAGATGCCGAACCGATGGAGGAAGCCGTTGCATTACAGGAGATACCGGCGGATATACTCTCAGCCCCTCTAGATGAACTGCTGGAAGCCGGCACAGAGTTGTCCGATGCTTCCGATATTCAAGGAATACCTGCAGCTTCGGAAGGGGAGGCGGTCGAGGAAGAGGCGGCGTCTCCGGTGGATGCCCTCCGAACCGAATTACTCGAAGCTGAAGCATGCTTGAAAAACGGCGATCCAAACGGCGCCAAAGCTATTTTGTGGCAGATATTGAAGGCCGACCCCGGCTGCGCTGAAGCACGTTTGATGCTCCTGAATATTCAACAACGCGTCAAGGATCCTGATCCGGAACCCGCAGCGCCGATAGAAACGCTGGGCCAAGAAGCGGGAGGGGAGGTTTCCTTCGAAGGCCTCGAACAAGGAATCGAGGAAAGCCTACAGGATCTATTATCTGAAGAGCCCGACAGCAACAGCGCTGAGGAAGCGATAGAACCTGCCGCTTCCGAAGAAGACAAAGGCGAATATATCGATCTGAAATCGATCTTCGGAGAGGAACTTAAAGAGGAACTCGATTTGGATGAGATGCTGGATATCAGCCTCACCGGTTTACATGACGTGGTGAAAGATCTACACCATGAGGTTCAAAAAGACCATGACGAGCAGGAGATTGAGACCCACTATAATCTCGGGATCGCTTACAAGGAGATGGGATTAATCCCCGAGGCGATCAAGGAGTTTGAGCTGGCGTTTCAGGGGGATCATCGGTTTCAAGATGCATCGAGCATGTTGGCCAGTTGTTACAAAGAAAACGGAATGATCGAACCCGCCATCGAGATCCTTCAGAACGCGCTGCAAGATTCAAGGTGTAAAAAAGACAACCTGCTGGCCCTCAAGTATGAATTGGCAGGACTCTTTGACCTACAAGGACTTTATGCGCAATCGAAAGTGCTCTACGAGGAACTCTACCTTCTTGACCCTGATTTTCGAGATGTCTCCACCAAAAGACGGTTCCAGCCGGAACCTCCGGCAGACCCAGTTGCACCATCCGTTCAGGAACCGGTCAATCCCAATCGCGGGAAAACCACCAAGAAAAAGAATCGGATCTCCTATTTATAA
- a CDS encoding AAA family ATPase, with translation MSYLEFYNLKEQPFSISVDNRFYFNSNQHAHALVKLKYAAEERKGLAVLVGGIGTGKTTLARRLLDELDESQFESALLVVIHTSITSEWLLRRIAVQLGVQNPLDDKTELLSQLYNRLVEIYDTGKKAVVLIDEAQMLQRREVMEEFRGILNIELDGQKLITFIFFGLTDLDTYLALDKPLQQRIGVRYELQSFTEKATEEYIRYRLDVAGAKRDLFTKGSFTTIHQYSEGIPRLINSICDNALLEGFLRKKEKIDEEMIKEVIADLKLVGTN, from the coding sequence ATGAGCTATTTGGAATTCTACAACTTGAAGGAGCAGCCTTTTTCGATCTCGGTCGATAATCGCTTTTATTTTAATAGCAATCAGCACGCGCATGCGCTGGTAAAACTAAAATATGCGGCGGAAGAGCGAAAAGGGCTCGCCGTTTTGGTCGGAGGAATTGGAACGGGCAAAACCACGCTGGCGCGCCGGCTGCTCGATGAACTCGACGAATCCCAATTCGAATCGGCTCTTTTGGTTGTGATTCATACTTCAATCACCTCCGAATGGCTCCTGAGAAGAATTGCCGTTCAGCTGGGAGTGCAAAACCCTTTGGATGACAAGACCGAACTGCTCAGTCAGCTTTATAATCGACTGGTTGAAATTTACGATACCGGGAAAAAAGCGGTGGTGCTCATTGATGAAGCGCAGATGCTGCAGCGCCGGGAGGTGATGGAAGAATTTAGAGGAATTCTCAACATCGAACTGGATGGTCAGAAGTTAATTACCTTCATTTTTTTCGGGTTGACCGATCTCGATACCTATCTGGCGTTGGACAAGCCGCTTCAGCAGCGAATCGGCGTTCGCTATGAGCTCCAGTCGTTTACAGAAAAAGCAACAGAAGAATACATTCGCTACCGGTTGGACGTGGCCGGCGCGAAAAGAGACCTCTTTACAAAAGGCTCCTTCACCACCATTCACCAATACTCGGAGGGGATTCCTCGTTTGATCAACAGCATTTGCGATAATGCCCTTCTCGAGGGATTTCTCCGAAAAAAAGAAAAGATCGATGAAGAAATGATCAAGGAAGTCATTGCCGACCTAAAGCTCGTCGGCACAAACTAA
- a CDS encoding DegT/DnrJ/EryC1/StrS family aminotransferase codes for MRVPLLDLVAQHQTIRSEIQTAVTEVFESQQFILGPAVSKLEKEIAAYCSVRRAIGVASGSDALLLALMAIEISPGDEVITTPYTFFATAGSIARLQAQPVFVDIDRKTYNIDPGKIEEKITARTKAILPVHLYGQCADMDPILEIAQRHHLPVIEDAAQSIGATYKGRQAGSIGNLGCLSFFPSKNLGGAGDGGMVLTQDEQLAEKLKILRVHGSQPKYYHQVIGCNSRLDSLQAAVLSVKLPHLEEWSRKRRENAEFYNQELGKLNGIGLPYVESQNKSIYNQYIVRLPQRDKLIGYLKEKEIGTEVYYPVPLHLQECFKYLGYSKGSFPESERAAAETIALPIYPELTIDQKSYVVDQIKRFLLP; via the coding sequence ATGCGTGTTCCTTTGCTGGATTTAGTTGCGCAACATCAGACCATTCGATCCGAAATTCAGACAGCCGTCACCGAGGTCTTTGAGAGTCAGCAATTCATCCTCGGACCCGCTGTCTCAAAGCTGGAGAAAGAGATCGCCGCCTATTGCAGCGTTCGGCGTGCCATCGGTGTCGCTTCGGGATCCGATGCATTGCTGTTGGCATTGATGGCAATCGAGATCAGCCCGGGAGATGAAGTCATCACCACTCCTTATACTTTTTTTGCCACGGCCGGTTCAATCGCAAGGCTGCAAGCCCAGCCTGTTTTTGTCGATATCGATCGGAAAACCTATAATATTGATCCAGGAAAAATTGAGGAGAAAATCACCGCACGGACCAAGGCCATCCTTCCCGTTCACCTCTATGGCCAATGTGCCGATATGGATCCGATCTTAGAAATTGCCCAACGCCATCATCTGCCGGTAATCGAAGACGCGGCTCAATCAATCGGAGCCACCTACAAAGGGAGGCAGGCCGGTTCGATCGGAAACCTCGGTTGTCTCTCTTTCTTTCCATCAAAAAACCTGGGCGGGGCGGGCGATGGGGGAATGGTGCTGACACAAGACGAGCAGTTGGCGGAAAAACTCAAAATTTTAAGGGTGCATGGCAGCCAACCGAAATATTACCATCAGGTCATCGGCTGCAACAGCCGGCTCGACTCTCTTCAGGCGGCGGTCCTCTCGGTCAAACTTCCTCATTTGGAAGAATGGAGCCGGAAGCGGCGCGAGAATGCCGAATTCTACAACCAGGAACTCGGTAAGCTCAACGGTATCGGCCTCCCCTATGTTGAATCTCAGAATAAGTCGATCTATAATCAATATATTGTCCGGCTCCCTCAGCGCGATAAATTAATCGGTTATCTGAAGGAGAAGGAGATCGGGACAGAAGTCTATTACCCGGTTCCGCTTCATCTCCAGGAATGCTTTAAGTATTTGGGTTATTCGAAGGGGAGCTTTCCAGAGTCGGAGCGGGCCGCGGCTGAAACGATTGCGCTTCCGATCTATCCGGAGTTGACGATCGATCAAAAAAGCTACGTGGTCGATCAGATCAAGCGGTTCTTATTACCTTGA
- the ffh gene encoding signal recognition particle protein, translating into MLENLTKRLDSVFKNIRGKGLLTEENIDEALKEVRLALLEADVHFKIVKSFIESIRTKAVGKEVLESLTPGQQIVKIVWEELSKLMGEKGVGIPLSSAPPTLIMLVGLQGSGKTTTAGKLARLYKNQGKRVLLVAADLQRPAAIDQLQILGKTIEVPVAVPQTEKRPVEVISRAVKQGDTQGFDLVIIDTAGRLQIDEPLMEELAQIKATVTPNEILFIADSMTGQAAVNVADTFHKKLGLTGIILTKTEGDARGGAILSIRAATGAPIKFIGTGEKLDAFEPFYPDRMASRILGMGDVLSLIELAEQNYSQEQAETLQKKLRSEQFTLEDFREQMKQLKKLGSLERILEMIPGVKGLKELPNEEEIDKEMRHVEAIICSMTPRERQDPNVINGSRRKRIATGSGTSVQEVNKLLKKFQEAKKMLKLFSGKRKGLGKMLMRF; encoded by the coding sequence ATGTTGGAAAATCTAACAAAAAGGCTCGATTCCGTCTTCAAAAATATCCGCGGAAAAGGGCTCTTAACGGAAGAGAATATCGATGAGGCATTGAAAGAGGTCCGCCTGGCCCTTCTGGAGGCCGATGTTCACTTCAAGATCGTCAAGTCGTTTATCGAGTCGATCCGGACGAAGGCTGTCGGCAAAGAGGTCTTGGAGAGCCTGACCCCCGGCCAGCAGATCGTTAAAATTGTTTGGGAAGAGCTGTCAAAACTAATGGGGGAAAAGGGGGTCGGAATTCCCCTCTCCTCGGCCCCTCCGACCCTGATCATGTTGGTCGGTCTACAAGGGTCCGGCAAAACGACCACCGCCGGTAAGCTGGCCCGCCTCTATAAAAATCAAGGCAAGCGGGTGCTGCTGGTCGCGGCTGATCTCCAGCGGCCGGCCGCCATCGATCAGCTTCAAATCCTCGGAAAAACAATCGAGGTTCCGGTTGCCGTACCCCAGACCGAGAAGCGCCCTGTGGAGGTCATCTCCAGAGCGGTGAAGCAGGGGGATACCCAAGGATTCGATCTCGTCATCATCGATACGGCCGGTCGCCTCCAGATTGATGAGCCTTTGATGGAAGAGCTGGCCCAGATTAAGGCGACGGTCACTCCGAACGAAATTCTCTTTATTGCCGACTCGATGACCGGTCAAGCGGCCGTGAATGTGGCCGATACCTTCCATAAGAAGCTCGGTTTGACCGGAATCATCCTCACCAAAACCGAAGGAGATGCCAGGGGAGGGGCGATTCTGTCTATCCGCGCCGCGACCGGTGCGCCGATTAAGTTCATTGGAACCGGAGAGAAACTCGACGCCTTCGAACCCTTTTATCCCGATCGGATGGCCTCTCGTATTCTGGGCATGGGAGATGTCCTCTCCTTGATCGAGCTCGCGGAGCAGAATTATTCACAGGAACAAGCAGAGACCCTTCAGAAAAAACTGCGCTCGGAGCAGTTCACGCTCGAAGATTTCCGAGAACAGATGAAACAGCTGAAGAAGCTGGGGAGTCTGGAAAGAATACTGGAGATGATCCCGGGCGTAAAAGGGTTGAAGGAGTTGCCCAACGAAGAGGAAATAGACAAAGAGATGCGTCATGTTGAAGCGATCATTTGCTCAATGACCCCTCGTGAGCGGCAGGATCCAAATGTAATCAATGGGAGCAGACGGAAACGCATTGCGACAGGAAGCGGAACATCCGTTCAGGAGGTCAACAAACTTCTGAAGAAGTTCCAAGAGGCAAAAAAAATGCTCAAGCTTTTTTCCGGGAAAAGAAAGGGCTTGGGAAAGATGTTGATGCGCTTCTAA
- the rpsP gene encoding 30S ribosomal protein S16, which yields MAVKIRLTRMGRHKRPFYRIIVTDSQSPRDGRFVEILGTYDPLSDQGGVNLKEERAIGWLKKGAEVSETVRSLFTKAQLFKKVKESNTK from the coding sequence GTGGCAGTTAAGATTAGGTTAACACGGATGGGACGACATAAGCGACCTTTTTACCGCATTATTGTAACCGATTCTCAGTCACCAAGAGATGGACGGTTTGTTGAAATCCTCGGAACATACGACCCCCTTTCCGATCAAGGCGGGGTCAATCTCAAAGAGGAAAGAGCGATCGGATGGTTAAAAAAAGGTGCGGAGGTTTCAGAAACCGTACGCAGCTTATTTACCAAAGCACAGCTATTCAAAAAAGTAAAAGAGTCGAACACAAAATAG
- a CDS encoding KH domain-containing protein, producing MKELIEYIAKSLVDRPENVTVRETEGEKTTIIELRVAQEDLGKVIGKQGRTARAMRTILNAAGTKIGKRCVLEILE from the coding sequence ATGAAAGAGTTGATCGAATACATCGCAAAGTCGCTGGTTGATCGACCGGAGAATGTGACCGTTAGGGAGACCGAGGGGGAAAAGACCACGATCATCGAATTACGGGTAGCTCAAGAAGATTTGGGAAAGGTCATCGGCAAACAAGGACGGACTGCCAGAGCCATGCGAACGATCCTCAACGCCGCCGGGACCAAAATAGGGAAGCGGTGTGTTTTGGAGATCTTGGAATAA
- the rimM gene encoding 16S rRNA processing protein RimM, which produces MSITIGTILKPVGLRGELKIALLTDFPERFEKCRDVTIKTKEGESQPVEIESVRYLSPFVYLRLKGHASLEDVEPLVGGSILIPDQERMPLPEGSYYHFEIEGLDVFLEDGTPLGTVERILQTGSNDVYQVRHGEKEYLIPALLSIVREIDLPKKRMVIRPPEGLLEL; this is translated from the coding sequence ATGTCTATTACCATTGGAACGATACTTAAGCCGGTCGGACTCCGGGGGGAATTGAAGATCGCCCTATTGACCGATTTCCCCGAAAGATTTGAGAAGTGCCGAGACGTGACCATCAAAACAAAAGAGGGGGAATCACAACCGGTTGAGATAGAGTCTGTCCGCTATCTTTCTCCTTTCGTCTATCTTCGTCTAAAGGGACATGCCTCCCTCGAAGATGTGGAACCGCTGGTCGGCGGTTCCATCCTGATTCCGGATCAGGAGCGGATGCCGCTTCCGGAAGGAAGCTATTACCACTTTGAAATCGAGGGACTTGACGTCTTTTTGGAGGACGGAACCCCTTTGGGAACGGTAGAGCGCATTCTGCAGACCGGGAGCAACGATGTTTATCAGGTTAGACATGGCGAGAAAGAATACCTCATTCCGGCGTTGCTCTCCATCGTTCGTGAGATCGATCTTCCCAAAAAACGGATGGTCATCCGTCCGCCAGAAGGATTGCTTGAACTTTGA
- the trmD gene encoding tRNA (guanosine(37)-N1)-methyltransferase TrmD, which produces MKCDIITLFPGMVEPALNQSILKRAQERGHLDVRVHQLRDFAVDKHQTTDDVPYGGGPGMVMKPEPIFSAVEKVRQERGEIRIIMPSPQGALFDQGMAERFSKEERSLVFICGHYEGIDARVKEGLPVEEISIGDYILTGGELAAQVIIDASARLIPGVLGEPASLEEESFSSSLLEYPQYTRPADYRGLRVPEILISGNHKAIRTWRKQQALLSTLRNRPDLLADASLTEDEREWVSQQQCDAIKFHS; this is translated from the coding sequence ATGAAGTGTGATATAATAACACTTTTTCCCGGAATGGTAGAACCCGCTTTAAATCAGAGCATTTTAAAGCGGGCACAGGAGCGAGGACACTTGGATGTCCGCGTTCACCAATTGCGGGATTTTGCCGTCGATAAACATCAGACCACCGATGACGTTCCTTACGGCGGCGGCCCCGGAATGGTCATGAAACCGGAGCCGATTTTTTCAGCCGTTGAAAAGGTCCGGCAAGAACGGGGGGAGATCCGGATCATTATGCCTTCACCCCAGGGGGCTTTGTTCGATCAAGGAATGGCCGAGCGTTTCTCGAAGGAAGAAAGAAGCCTCGTCTTTATTTGTGGGCATTACGAAGGGATCGATGCGCGTGTCAAAGAAGGACTGCCGGTCGAGGAGATCTCCATTGGAGACTATATTCTCACCGGGGGGGAATTGGCCGCGCAGGTCATCATTGATGCCTCGGCACGACTGATTCCGGGGGTGTTGGGTGAGCCTGCTTCCCTCGAGGAAGAGTCTTTTTCATCCTCTCTTCTGGAGTATCCGCAGTATACGCGTCCAGCGGACTATCGAGGCCTGAGGGTTCCCGAAATTCTTATCTCTGGCAATCATAAAGCCATCCGTACGTGGAGGAAGCAGCAAGCGCTCCTCAGTACCCTTCGGAACCGGCCCGATTTGTTAGCAGATGCCTCTTTAACCGAGGATGAAAGAGAATGGGTATCCCAGCAGCAGTGCGACGCGATCAAATTTCACTCTTGA
- the rplS gene encoding 50S ribosomal protein L19 — translation MDRLERLERGLLKPAVAQIKIGDTVRVHVRIIEGEKERIQVYEGVVIRKKGTRNRETFTVRKVSYGVGVERVFPLHSPYIPQIDVVREGKVHRAKLYYLRERTGQAARISERERSSPSVKASEKTAAPAEEPQTVKVES, via the coding sequence ATGGATCGGTTAGAGCGGTTGGAGAGAGGACTTCTGAAACCGGCGGTTGCTCAGATTAAAATCGGAGATACGGTCAGGGTTCATGTGAGAATCATCGAGGGAGAAAAAGAGCGCATCCAGGTTTACGAAGGGGTCGTCATCCGTAAGAAGGGGACACGCAACCGTGAAACCTTTACGGTCCGGAAGGTTTCGTATGGGGTCGGTGTCGAGCGGGTCTTTCCGCTTCACTCTCCTTACATCCCGCAGATCGATGTGGTTCGAGAGGGAAAGGTTCATCGTGCCAAGCTCTACTATCTCAGGGAGCGAACCGGTCAAGCGGCACGCATCAGCGAAAGAGAGCGGAGCAGCCCCTCGGTAAAGGCATCGGAGAAAACGGCAGCCCCGGCCGAGGAGCCGCAGACGGTGAAAGTCGAATCGTAG
- a CDS encoding ribonuclease HII — protein MPLDTEEARRLFKMTLFERILSLDGYRQVCGIDEAGRGPLAGPVVAAAVILPAAISLPGIRDSKLLTAKQREAFYERILQEAIAVGVGVVDNITIDEINILQATYLAMQKSLQSLRIQPDYLLIDALTLPNTAIPQRGLIRGDNLSVSIAAASIVAKVTRDRLMDQYHQEFPSYNFISHKGYGTGEHLKNIRMFGPCHIHRKSFRGVLS, from the coding sequence ATGCCTCTCGATACCGAAGAAGCGCGTCGTTTATTTAAAATGACCCTCTTTGAGAGGATCCTTTCCTTAGACGGATATCGACAGGTCTGCGGGATCGATGAGGCAGGGAGAGGTCCATTGGCCGGCCCTGTCGTCGCTGCAGCGGTGATTCTCCCCGCCGCGATTTCCCTTCCCGGGATTCGAGATTCAAAACTGCTTACGGCAAAGCAACGGGAAGCATTTTATGAGCGAATTCTGCAGGAAGCGATCGCCGTCGGGGTTGGCGTCGTTGACAATATTACGATAGACGAAATCAACATCTTGCAGGCGACTTACCTGGCGATGCAGAAAAGCCTGCAATCCCTTCGCATTCAACCCGACTACCTGTTGATTGACGCGCTAACCCTTCCGAATACCGCCATCCCGCAGCGAGGCCTGATCCGAGGAGACAATCTCTCCGTCTCCATTGCAGCGGCTTCCATCGTCGCAAAGGTCACCCGGGACCGCTTGATGGACCAATATCATCAAGAATTCCCGAGTTATAATTTTATCTCGCATAAGGGATATGGGACGGGAGAGCATTTAAAGAATATTCGGATGTTCGGCCCCTGTCACATCCATCGGAAAAGCTTCCGAGGGGTTCTCTCATGA
- a CDS encoding YraN family protein has protein sequence MTGREGEKIAAEFLLKKGYRILERNFRTRFGEIDIIAQDGKMLVFVEVKARSSDQFGAPQLAVNTKKQVKMSRVALAYMSQKKMDACECRFDVVGIRAQMGAPRIEHFRDAFEALETGTGC, from the coding sequence ATGACCGGAAGGGAAGGGGAGAAGATCGCCGCCGAGTTCCTTTTAAAAAAAGGATATCGTATTCTGGAGCGTAACTTCCGGACCCGTTTCGGAGAAATCGACATCATCGCACAAGACGGAAAAATGCTCGTCTTCGTGGAGGTGAAGGCAAGGTCCAGCGATCAATTCGGCGCTCCCCAACTGGCCGTCAATACAAAAAAGCAGGTGAAGATGAGCCGTGTCGCACTCGCCTACATGAGCCAAAAAAAAATGGATGCCTGTGAGTGCCGGTTTGACGTCGTCGGGATTAGGGCTCAAATGGGAGCGCCGCGGATTGAACATTTCAGAGATGCTTTTGAAGCGTTGGAAACAGGAACAGGATGTTAA